GTCAGGGTTGATGCCCTGCACATAGCCCTTGAGGTTGTCACGCACCGCAATCAGGCTGCGCGCCTGCAGACCGATAACGAACGGCGAGCTTTGCTGCACCTGTTTTTGCAGCTGCTGATAGTCGGCCACCCGTTTGGCGGTATCGTTTTCCGCGGTGGCGGCCAACGTCAGCTTGCTCAGCGCCGGGATCTGCCAGTTGGCGCGCCAGGCCAGCGTCTTGCTGCCATCTTCCGGGTTGTAGGCGAAGGCTGCGGCGTTGGTGTTAGGATCGAAATAATCCGGCCCCCAGGAAGTCAGCGTCGCATCGTAGTTAAGTGATTTCACCTTGGTGGAGACCTGTGAACTGATGCCAGGCACCAGTTCCACTTTCACGCCGCCCTGGGCAAAACTGGCCTGCAGCGCCTGAGCGATATCCAGGTATGGCGGTTGGTTGTTGACGTCCAGACGGAAACTGACGTTGCTGAGCCCTGCCTTGGCCAGTATCTCTTTGGCTTTTTGCGGATTGAAACTATACGGCTGATCCTTGAGCGCACCCAGATAACCGTCCGGCAGGAACGCCTGATGGCTTTGGAACTGCCCTTTCAGCAAATCGTCGGCGATGCCTTTGTAATCGAACAGCCAGCGCGCCGCCTCCCAGAACGCCGGATTGCCAAGCGCCGGCGACGCCTTGGCGTTGAACTGCAGGAAATAAAGCGAGGCGTAAGGAATGGCCAGCGGTTTGACGCCCGGCTTGCCCTTCAAGGCCGCCATCTGGTCTGCTCCCAGGTTGCGCGCGATATCGGCATCGCCCTGCTCGATCAGCAAGCGGCGAGCAGCCGGATCGGGCACGTTTTTGATCAGGATGGTTTTCAGCGTCGGCGCCCCTTCCGGCGAGCCGGGGTTGGCGTCCAGCACTACCACTTCGTGTGGCACATAGGTACGGATTTTGTAAGGGCCGCTGCCGGCGGAGTGGCTGTTCAACCATTGGTGCCCCAGATCGTCGCCCTGCTGGTGCGCCAACGCCTCTTTGGCATCGACGATCGACGATACCGGCGCTGACAGCAGGCTGAGTACGAAGGCCGGGCTAACGTTTTCACTCCAGCTGATTTTTACCGTGTGATCATCCACCTTGCTCAGATGTTGCTCCACGTTCTTCGCGTTCCAGCCCAGCTGCGTCAGGATAAACGACGGCTCCAGATTCAGTTTCACCACCCTTGAAAGCGAGAAGATCACATCTTCAGGGCGCAGCGGATTGCCGCTGGCGAATTTGGCGTCCGGGCGCAGGCTGAAAGTCAGGCTGCGATTGTCGGCACCGGCCTGCCAGCTGCTGGCCAATGTCGGTTTGAGATCGATAGGGTTGTGCGGATCAGACTGAATCAGACGCTGATACAGACTGTTGAACGACTGCACCGTGGTTAACTCAAATCCCTGGGCCGGGTCAAAGCTGACCACGTCATCGATAGACTGCGCGATCACCAGCGTGTTGGCCGGCGTCGCCGCCTGCGCGTTAACGCTGGCCGCCACGGCTAAAAACAGCAAAGAAGGAACGAGCGCTTTCATCTGAAACTCTCCAAGCGGATGGAATTTATAATAATTTCGCGAGTGTATGCGAGCACGATCGGCAGCTGAAGGTACTTAAATCACTATAGATATTCTTTTTGTATATATAGATGGGGTTTTGATTATTAGAGAGAGTACTGCACGCCAGATCGCACTCTCACAGCACCTGGCCGCAATGGATAACTGTTTTGCGGCGCAGTTCGCAGCGATGAAAGGCGGGGTTTGAGTCTGTTTCATTGGGTGATTAACGTGAGCTCGGTCACCCAAGGGACGGGAAAATGGAAAACCATCCATCAGAAAATGGCGTCTCACACCGGCATGAGAGAGCGATAGAGCAAACACTGGCAGACATGAACAGCGTCCTGCTTGAGTCGGATCTGTTTATGACTCGTCTGACGGTACAAGACCGGTGCTGGCAAAAAGGCAGAAAAAACGGGCATACGTTAAATTGGCGCTCTCTTTCTAAATATCATGCCCAAACGCCGATGATTTTCGCTTTCGTCATCGGCAAATGGCCAGCCCGCTCAGCCGCGCCGGCTTTTGCCTGTGCCGTTATCTCCAGGCAGAGAACGTTATCGAACTTGTCGCGTTGGAGAATTTCTCCCTGCGTGAAGCGCAACATCCACTGAAAGGCAATATGCTGCGCAACTGCTTGCAGGTACTGTATCTGTATGGCCTGAACCTGCAAGAGCAGAGGCTGACGCCGGTGCCTCCGCCGGACATACTTATCAGCCACGCAATCAATCACCGCGTGTTGGCGCTGTATACTCGTCAGGCCGCCTTTGAGGTGACACCCCATGACATGTGAAACCAGCTTCAACGCACTGAAAAAGTATATACAATCGCTGGAAAAGTACGGGGCCAAATGTGATGAGGTGCGTATAAATAACGAGCAGAAAGGAAGCCAAAATGGCAAAAAGGATCTGACCGACCCGCGTCCGCCCGAAGAACTCCCGGAATGGGAAGCCATCGGCCCGTTCAGAAAAAGTAAACGTCACCTGATCGAACGTACCGACGACTAATCCCCCTTCCCCGTGACAATCCGGCGGGGCCCGGTTGTCTGATTAAATCTGGTAGTCGATGGCCGCATCCAGCTGTGACGAGAACACCTTGTCCTTGATTTCGGTCAGCGACAGCGTCGGGTTGCACAGCTGGATAAAGCGCCAGGCATAGTTGCGCTGCAGCTGGCTGCGTTTCAGACCCAGCCATACCGTATTCGGTTCAAACAAGTGCTCGGCATTGAGGCTGACCAACCCGCGGTCACGCTCTTTTTCATACGACATGTCCGCCAGCACGCCCACGCCCAATCCCAGCTCGACGTAAGTTTTAATCACGTCGGAGTCCTGGGCGCTGAGCGCGATGTCCGGCGTCAGGCCCGCCGCTTTGAACGCCGCATCCAGCTTCGCGCGCCCGGTAATGCCCTGACGATAAGTGATCAACGGTAAGGTGCTGAGCATTTCCAGCGTCACCTGCGGCTGGCGCGTTAACTCGTGCCCTTCCGGCACCAGAATAGTGTGATGCCAGCGGTAATAAGGGAACGCGGCCAGCGATTCATCGCTCATCAGCCGTTCGCTGGCGATGCCGATATCGGCTTCGCCGGCGGCCAGCATCGAGACGATCTCCTCCGGGCTACCCTGATTGAGCACCACCCGCACCCGCGGGTAAAGCGCACGAAACTCTTTGATCACCCCCGGCAGGCTGTAGCGCGCCTGGGTATGCGTCGTCGCGATATGCAGCTGCCCCGAATCGTTGCTGCTGAAGACGTCTGCCAGGCGACGGATGTTATTGGCGTCGTTGAGAATACGTTCCGCTACCACCAGCAGCTCTTTGCCGGGTTCGGTCATGCCCAGCAGCCGCTTACCGCGGCGAATGAATATTTCAATGCCCAGTTCTTCTTCCAGCTCGCGAATATGCCGACTTACGCCGGATTGCGAAGTAAATAAGGTATTGGCGACCTCGGTCAGGTTGTAGTTGCAGCGCGCCGATTCACGAATAATTTTTAATTGTTGAAAGTTCATCCCGTCTCCCTGTTTCTTGCGGTAGCGTCTGCCATTATTGATACGGAGTCCTGCGGGGCTGAACAAATAAGAAATAACCTTTAGTTATGCAATTTAATACTAAGTGAATTATTTAGCGTAACTCTCGGGTGGTGAAGACGCGGGGACATGATGAAAGGCTTTAAAAATAAAGAGATAAATAACCATACAGAGAAAGAGGTTTAAGTAATCATGCAGCATATAGTTATTAAATAGAGGTATTAGATATATTAAAAAGGGCTCAGCGTGCTGAGCCCTTCACTTTCTGCCAACCCGCAAACACCTCAGGCCGTGGCCTCCGCCCCGAAAGCGCCGGGGCGGTTCTGCTGCAACCATTGCTGTACGTAACGCACCAGATCGCCGATGCAATCATCCTGCATGCCGTGGTGCTTCAGTTCGTTATCCAACGCAAACAGATATTGCGCGTTGGTGCCCAGCGGGCCGCTGGCGCTGGCGATCAATGGCGCGATCACTTGGTGGCTGGTGTCTGCCTCAAACAGGGGGTGCTGCGGGTTCATCACGAACACCAGCGCAGTGACAACCTCACCGCCCTCCAGCTGCAGCTCACACCAGGTCGGCACGTAACAATCGGTGATCATCTCGCGCTTCCACAGCAGCTCCAGCTCCTCGCGCAGCTTGCTTTCCGGCAAACGGAAAGCCAATCCGGTAGTCTGGCCACCCTCTTTCAGCGCCAGCATGCGCCCCGGCTGATGCAGCGTGCCACGCCCGGCGGTCAGGCGCATGCAGAACGCGCGGTGCCAGCCCTGCAGCAGGGCAGGCCGCACTTCTTCCGATTCAAAAACCGGATTCCACATCAGCGAACCGTAACCGAATATCCAAACCGGGCTGTGATCCGGCCGACGCGATAACGTGCAATCCAACGAGGCTGCGCGCTGTTCAGGCGTCAGCAACAGCGACTCTTCAATAGCGCCGAATGCGGTTTTGCAATCCGCTTTTTGCAGAAAATCTCGCGTTAACACTGTTACAACCTCCCGGGAATACGATTTCTCGTTCTCCCTCGCCACTGCTGAATCTTTGCAATTTTATTTTTGGCTACGGAATTTTATTAATTCAATAACCGCGCCTATTAACAATGACCATATTCTTTTCCCGCCGCGCAATCAAGTTGCAAAGCGGCGTTAAAGTGAAAAAGTATTTGTACTGAGCAGCAATAATATTAATTGCCGAGGTCAACATAACGTCTGCGCGATTTTTACCGGAGCACAAAGGCGTTACTTTTTGTGCCAACGCTCATCGTCGCCCTTGCGATAGCTTTGCTTGACCGCCGCCCAGGCCACCTTGTGCGCCGTCTCTTCCCGGCTGTCGTCACCGCGGCGGTCCTCAGGATCCTGATATTGTTGCCACGCGCTGTTGAACGCTTCCTTATAGATCGTCTGCGCATGGGCCGGCAGCACATGCTTCACATTGTCCGGCAAGTCGTTCGTGTCTTGATAGGGCATCACGTCCTCCCGTGCGTATTGCGTGAACCTTAAGCCTAGCCCACAGGCGACTGCGCCTCAATGAGCAAACAATTCTCATTATCAAACGGCATGATATACTCACCGCCAAACGAACTATAAGGAGATCCCCGTGACTACCGAAGCCCCTCGCTCACGCGCCCCCTACCTGATCGCCGTCAGCGCCGTACAGGACATGACGCCACACCTGCGCCGTATCACCTTTACCGCCCCCGATCTGCGCTACTACCCGGCCAACGCCGCTGCTGCACACATCAAAGTATTTTTGCCGCTCGCCGGCCAAACCCAGCCGGATCTGCCGACGCTGACCGAAAACGGTCCACGGTGGGCGGCAGACGCGGTGCGTCCTATCGTACGCACCTATTCCATTCGCGCCGTGCGCCCGGAGCTGGCGGAGGTGGACATCGAGTTCGCGATTCACGATCACCGGGGCCCAGCGGTCGATTTTGCACGCCAGGCGAAAGCCGGCGATAAAATCGGCATCAGCAACCCAGGTGGCCCGAAACCTATGCTGCCGGCGGCCGATTTCTACTGCCTGGCGGGCGATCCTTCCTCACTGCCTGCGCTGGCCGCGCTGCTGGAGAACCTGCCGCCGCACAGCGCCGGGAGCGCTTTCGTCCGCGTCGACAGCACCGCCGACGTGATTGATCTGAAGAAACCGGCCGGCGTTGAGGTGAATTGGATCGTTGGCGGCACGGAGAACACCGACGAACTGATCGCCCGTTTCCGCGCACAATCCCTGCCGCAGGGCGAAACGCACTTCTGGCTCGCCGGTGAAGATCGCCTGGTGGTAGAGCTGCGCCGCTACCTGCGTCGCGAACGCCAATGCGATCGTAATCGTCTTTATGCCGTACCTTACTGGCGTGAGGGACTAAATGAAGAGGGTTACCACAATAAACGGCATGAAATCATGGATAATATTGACGATTAACGACTGTATATTCCTTGATTAACCACGAACTAAACAAGTAAACACGACTTTTCTCAAATCTAACGTTAAAAATCGGCGTTATTGCGTAAAAGTAAGTAAATAAAACCGCACCCCGTGCGGTTTTTTTGCTACCCTGATCACATAAAGCAAGCAATTGCTTTCTCAGATAAAAACAACATCACACCGGCGCCGCGGGTGTATCCTAATATAAAATACCTACTGGAAACGCAGAGTTGCCGTGCCACGGCGACCGGCGCTGACGGGCTACGCTGTTTGAGAAGGAGTGCCACCCT
The sequence above is drawn from the Serratia sp. FDAARGOS_506 genome and encodes:
- a CDS encoding gamma-glutamylcyclotransferase, whose translation is MLTRDFLQKADCKTAFGAIEESLLLTPEQRAASLDCTLSRRPDHSPVWIFGYGSLMWNPVFESEEVRPALLQGWHRAFCMRLTAGRGTLHQPGRMLALKEGGQTTGLAFRLPESKLREELELLWKREMITDCYVPTWCELQLEGGEVVTALVFVMNPQHPLFEADTSHQVIAPLIASASGPLGTNAQYLFALDNELKHHGMQDDCIGDLVRYVQQWLQQNRPGAFGAEATA
- the chaB gene encoding putative cation transport regulator ChaB, whose product is MPYQDTNDLPDNVKHVLPAHAQTIYKEAFNSAWQQYQDPEDRRGDDSREETAHKVAWAAVKQSYRKGDDERWHKK
- the cbl gene encoding HTH-type transcriptional regulator Cbl is translated as MNFQQLKIIRESARCNYNLTEVANTLFTSQSGVSRHIRELEEELGIEIFIRRGKRLLGMTEPGKELLVVAERILNDANNIRRLADVFSSNDSGQLHIATTHTQARYSLPGVIKEFRALYPRVRVVLNQGSPEEIVSMLAAGEADIGIASERLMSDESLAAFPYYRWHHTILVPEGHELTRQPQVTLEMLSTLPLITYRQGITGRAKLDAAFKAAGLTPDIALSAQDSDVIKTYVELGLGVGVLADMSYEKERDRGLVSLNAEHLFEPNTVWLGLKRSQLQRNYAWRFIQLCNPTLSLTEIKDKVFSSQLDAAIDYQI
- a CDS encoding siderophore-interacting protein; amino-acid sequence: MTTEAPRSRAPYLIAVSAVQDMTPHLRRITFTAPDLRYYPANAAAAHIKVFLPLAGQTQPDLPTLTENGPRWAADAVRPIVRTYSIRAVRPELAEVDIEFAIHDHRGPAVDFARQAKAGDKIGISNPGGPKPMLPAADFYCLAGDPSSLPALAALLENLPPHSAGSAFVRVDSTADVIDLKKPAGVEVNWIVGGTENTDELIARFRAQSLPQGETHFWLAGEDRLVVELRRYLRRERQCDRNRLYAVPYWREGLNEEGYHNKRHEIMDNIDD
- a CDS encoding ABC transporter substrate-binding protein, which encodes MKALVPSLLFLAVAASVNAQAATPANTLVIAQSIDDVVSFDPAQGFELTTVQSFNSLYQRLIQSDPHNPIDLKPTLASSWQAGADNRSLTFSLRPDAKFASGNPLRPEDVIFSLSRVVKLNLEPSFILTQLGWNAKNVEQHLSKVDDHTVKISWSENVSPAFVLSLLSAPVSSIVDAKEALAHQQGDDLGHQWLNSHSAGSGPYKIRTYVPHEVVVLDANPGSPEGAPTLKTILIKNVPDPAARRLLIEQGDADIARNLGADQMAALKGKPGVKPLAIPYASLYFLQFNAKASPALGNPAFWEAARWLFDYKGIADDLLKGQFQSHQAFLPDGYLGALKDQPYSFNPQKAKEILAKAGLSNVSFRLDVNNQPPYLDIAQALQASFAQGGVKVELVPGISSQVSTKVKSLNYDATLTSWGPDYFDPNTNAAAFAYNPEDGSKTLAWRANWQIPALSKLTLAATAENDTAKRVADYQQLQKQVQQSSPFVIGLQARSLIAVRDNLKGYVQGINPDMVFYSKVSK